From the genome of Capricornis sumatraensis isolate serow.1 chromosome 17, serow.2, whole genome shotgun sequence, one region includes:
- the FICD gene encoding protein adenylyltransferase FICD — MTLMSMASVMAVTEPKWVSVWGRFLWAMLLSMVLGSLLALLLPLGTVEEHCLTVLKGFYLLRSKLERAQPAVTRCTRPSTELSLTSRGAALLAVKTKASPAGKLEAKAALNQALEMKRQGKRQKAHKLFLHALKMDPGFVDALNEFGIFSEEDKDIIQADYLYTRALTIAPHHEKALVNRDRTLPLVEEIDQRFFSIIDSKVKKVMSIPKGNSALRRVMEETYYHHIYHTVAIEGNTLTLSEIRHILETRYAVPGKSLEEQNEVIGMHAAMTYVNTTLLSRVGSVSIGDVLEIHRRVLGYVDPVEAGRFRATQVLVGHHVPPPPQEVETQMEEFVQWLNSEDAMNLHPVESAALAHYKLVYIHPFIDGNGRTSRLLMNLILMQAGYPPITIRKEQRSEYYHVLEVANEGDVRPFIRFIAKCTETTLDTLLFATTEYPVALPEARPNDSGFKETLPVKP; from the exons ATGACGCTCATGTCGATGGCTTCGGTGATGGCAGTGACTGAACCAAAGTGGGTCTCGGTCTGGGGCCGCTTCCTGTGGGCGATGCTGCTGAGCATGGTGCTGGGCTCCCTGCTggccctgctgctgccgctgGGGACAGTGGAAGAACACTGTCTGACTGTGCTCAAGGGCTTCTACCTGCTCAGGAGCAAGCTGGAGCGGGCACAGCCCGCCGTGACCAGGTGCACCAGGCCGTCCACGGAGCTCAGTCTCACCTCCAGGGGTGCGGCGCTGCTGGCGGTCAAGACCAAGGCCTCCCCAG CAGGCAAGTTGGAGGCCAAAGCAGCTCTGAACCAGGCCCTGGAGATGAAACGGCAGGGCAAGCGGCAGAAGGCCCACAAGCTCTTCCTGCATGCCCTCAAGATGGACCCGGGCTTTGTGGATGCGCTCAACGAGTTCGGCATCTTCTCGGAGGAGGACAAGGACATCATCCAGGCGGACTACCTGTACACCCGCGCGCTGACCATTGCGCCCCACCATGAGAAGGCGCTGGTCAACCGCGACCGCACGCTGCCGCTGGTGGAGGAGATCGACCAGCGCTTCTTCAGCATCATCGACAGCAAAGTGAAGAAGGTCATGTCCATCCCCAAGGGCAACTCCGCGCTGCGCCGGGTGATGGAGGAGACCTACTACCACCACATCTACCACACGGTGGCCATCGAGGGCAACACCCTCACGCTCTCGGAGATCAGGCACATCCTGGAGACGCGCTACGCGGTGCCGGGGAAGAGCCTGGAGGAGCAGAACGAGGTCATCGGCATGCACGCGGCCATGACGTACGTGAACACGACGCTGCTGTCCCGCGTGGGCTCCGTCAGCATCGGCGACGTGCTGGAGATCCACCGGCGGGTGCTGGGCTACGTGGACCCCGTGGAGGCCGGCCGCTTCCGCGCCACGCAAGTCCTGGTGGGCCACCACGTCCCGCCCCCCCCGCAGGAGGTGGAGACGCAGATGGAGGAGTTCGTGCAGTGGCTCAACTCGGAGGACGCCATGAACCTGCACCCTGTGGAGTCTGCGGCCCTGGCCCACTACAAGCTCGTCTACATCCACCCCTTCATCGACGGCAACGGCAGGACCTCGCGCCTGCTCATGAACCTCATCCTCATGCAGGCGGGCTACCCGCCCATCACCATCCGCAAGGAGCAGCGGTCCGAGTACTACCATGTGCTGGAGGTCGCCAACGAGGGCGACGTGAGGCCCTTCATCCGCTTCATCGCCAAGTGCACGGAGACCACCCTGGACACCCTGCTCTTCGCCACCACGGAGTACCCGGTGGCACTGCCAGAGGCCAGACCCAACGACTCTGGGTTCAAGGAGACGCTGCCGGTGAAGCCCTAA